The following proteins are co-located in the Lachnospiraceae bacterium genome:
- a CDS encoding DUF4368 domain-containing protein: protein MIISYVTCHEAHFRTVMERRMKLNSEDAVHLRKKRLKKAEKRIKELDQMFIRLYEDNAKGRISDECFSLMSKTYEDKQAQLKTEAETLWQEIKVQAQSEVDLNAFVEKVRKYSELRELTPYALRELVKGFYIEAPVKIGGKRHQNIRIEYDFIGFIPLEELSGQDVV, encoded by the coding sequence ATGATAATTTCTTATGTCACCTGCCATGAGGCTCACTTCCGGACGGTGATGGAGCGGCGGATGAAGCTGAACTCGGAGGACGCTGTGCATCTGCGGAAAAAGCGTTTGAAAAAGGCAGAGAAGCGCATCAAGGAGTTAGACCAGATGTTTATCCGCCTCTATGAGGACAATGCGAAGGGCCGCATTTCGGATGAGTGTTTTTCCCTGATGAGTAAGACCTATGAGGATAAGCAGGCACAGTTGAAAACCGAGGCGGAAACCTTGTGGCAGGAGATCAAGGTTCAGGCGCAGAGTGAGGTTGATTTGAACGCTTTTGTGGAGAAGGTGCGAAAATACTCAGAATTGCGGGAATTGACTCCCTATGCCCTGCGGGAACTGGTGAAAGGCTTCTACATTGAAGCGCCGGTTAAAATCGGCGGGAAACGGCACCAGAATATCCGCATTGAGTATGATTTCATCGGATTTATCCCGCTGGAAGAATTGAGCGGGCAGGATGTGGTATGA